One Deltaproteobacteria bacterium DNA segment encodes these proteins:
- a CDS encoding ABC transporter permease subunit (The N-terminal region of this protein, as described by TIGR01726, is a three transmembrane segment that identifies a subfamily of ABC transporter permease subunits, which specificities that include histidine, arginine, glutamine, glutamate, L-cystine (sic), the opines (in Agrobacterium) octopine and nopaline, etc.): MAAAGAAAADDALARLRARGTLRWGGDMQGGEPYVFQDPRDGRRLTGFEVEIADALARRLGVRAEFVQNDWQTLIPSLERGDFDVALNGIEVTPARRARVAFTRPYYAFTETLVVRRDDRSVHGLGDLRGARVGTLEGSLALDLVRAAPGVELVLYEGVEEPYLDLERGRVRAVLLDNIIAARYGLPRPTLRAAGTLGEGVYAIALRPSEPELLSAVDGALAATTGEGELRRILERWQLWDARQATLAGAPAPPVDAAAAAGTLAYVPLFVHGAGFTIVISVLAMAIAIAGGLVLSVARRYGGRVLAAAAGVYVEVFRGTPVLLQLYVLYYGLAPLLTLDAFTAAVVGLGLNYAAYESELYRAGLEAVPVGQSEAALALGMSRWLALRRIVLPQALRVALPGVANDFIALLKDSSLVSVITVVELTKQMTITAVDVRGWLGPGVLCAALYLAMSYPLSRLARRLERRLAPAPA, translated from the coding sequence ATGGCGGCCGCCGGCGCCGCGGCGGCGGACGATGCGCTCGCGCGCCTGCGCGCGCGGGGGACGCTCCGCTGGGGCGGCGACATGCAGGGCGGCGAGCCCTACGTCTTCCAGGACCCGCGCGACGGGCGCCGGCTGACAGGCTTCGAGGTCGAGATCGCCGACGCGCTCGCACGCCGCCTCGGCGTGCGCGCCGAGTTCGTGCAGAACGACTGGCAGACGCTGATCCCGTCGCTCGAGCGCGGCGACTTCGACGTGGCGCTAAACGGTATCGAGGTGACGCCGGCGCGGCGCGCGCGCGTGGCCTTCACGCGCCCGTACTACGCGTTCACCGAGACGCTTGTCGTCCGCCGGGACGACCGGTCCGTGCACGGCCTCGGCGATCTGCGCGGCGCGCGCGTGGGCACGCTCGAGGGCTCGCTCGCGCTCGACCTCGTGCGCGCCGCGCCCGGCGTCGAGCTGGTGCTCTACGAGGGGGTCGAGGAGCCGTACCTCGACCTCGAGCGCGGGCGGGTGCGCGCCGTGCTCCTGGACAACATCATCGCTGCCCGCTACGGCCTCCCGCGCCCGACGCTGCGCGCCGCCGGGACGCTCGGTGAGGGCGTGTATGCGATCGCGCTGCGCCCGAGCGAGCCGGAGCTGCTCTCCGCGGTCGACGGCGCGCTCGCCGCCACGACGGGCGAGGGCGAGCTGCGCCGCATCCTCGAGCGCTGGCAGCTGTGGGACGCGCGGCAGGCGACGCTCGCCGGCGCCCCCGCGCCGCCGGTGGATGCCGCCGCGGCCGCCGGAACGCTCGCCTACGTCCCGCTCTTCGTCCACGGCGCGGGGTTCACGATCGTCATCTCGGTGCTCGCGATGGCGATCGCGATCGCCGGCGGGCTCGTGCTGAGCGTCGCGCGCCGCTACGGAGGACGCGTGCTCGCCGCGGCGGCCGGCGTGTACGTCGAGGTGTTCCGCGGCACGCCCGTGCTGCTCCAGCTCTACGTGCTCTACTACGGCCTGGCGCCGCTGCTCACGCTCGACGCGTTCACCGCCGCCGTCGTGGGCCTCGGTCTCAACTACGCCGCCTACGAGTCGGAGCTCTACCGCGCCGGGCTCGAGGCGGTGCCCGTCGGGCAGAGCGAGGCGGCGCTGGCGCTCGGCATGTCGCGCTGGCTGGCGCTCAGGCGGATCGTGCTGCCGCAGGCGCTGCGCGTGGCACTCCCGGGCGTGGCCAACGACTTCATCGCGCTCCTGAAGGACTCCTCGCTCGTCTCGGTCATCACCGTCGTCGAGCTGACCAAGCAGATGACGATCACGGCGGTCGACGTGCGCGGCTGGCTCGGGCCGGGCGTGCTGTGCGCCGCCCTCTACCTGGCGATGAGCTACCCGCTCTCGCGCCTGGCGCGCCGCCTCGAGCGGCGTCTCGCGCCCGCCCCGGCATGA